From Streptomyces sp. NBC_00370, a single genomic window includes:
- a CDS encoding ABC transporter permease, with protein sequence MTTHTAPAPAAAPAPAAAPTARGRRHTARFRELGKRLGFYLIAAWSAITLNFLLPRLMTGDATGAIVQQMQQKNGGTVPPETVAAISELFGEKDSSLPVQYGHYLSELAHGNLGLSLTNFPTPVSQLIGSALPWTLLLVGASTVLAFLLGTLLGALCGWRSGSRMDSILSPLSTFFSSVPYFWVALFALWYFAFQLRWFPLSGGADPNTAHGSPAYWLSTLHYGLLPALTMVFSGFGGWLLGMRNMTLTTTSEDYVLLGRAKGLSRSRVLFRYSARNALLPTFTSFALAIGSVIGGAVVTETVFGYPGMGSLLAGAVSNRDLPLMQGILLFTTLAVLIANFVADSVYVLLDPRTRGQG encoded by the coding sequence CCGCTTCAGGGAGCTGGGCAAGCGGCTCGGCTTCTATCTCATCGCGGCCTGGTCGGCGATCACGCTCAACTTCCTGCTGCCACGCCTGATGACGGGCGACGCGACCGGCGCCATCGTCCAGCAGATGCAGCAGAAGAACGGCGGAACCGTTCCGCCGGAGACCGTCGCCGCCATCAGCGAACTGTTCGGCGAGAAGGACTCCAGCCTGCCGGTCCAGTACGGCCACTACCTCTCCGAACTCGCCCACGGCAACCTCGGCCTCTCGCTCACCAACTTCCCGACACCCGTCTCCCAGCTCATCGGCTCGGCACTGCCCTGGACCCTCCTCCTGGTCGGCGCCTCCACCGTGCTGGCGTTCCTCCTCGGCACCCTGCTCGGCGCCCTGTGCGGCTGGCGCTCGGGAAGCAGGATGGACAGCATCCTGAGCCCGCTGAGCACCTTCTTCAGCTCCGTCCCGTACTTCTGGGTGGCGCTCTTCGCACTCTGGTACTTCGCCTTCCAGCTGCGCTGGTTCCCGCTGTCGGGCGGCGCCGATCCGAACACCGCGCACGGCTCGCCGGCCTACTGGCTTTCGACGCTGCACTACGGGCTGCTTCCTGCCCTGACCATGGTCTTCTCGGGCTTCGGCGGCTGGCTGCTGGGGATGCGGAACATGACGCTCACCACCACCAGCGAGGACTACGTGCTCCTGGGGCGCGCCAAGGGCCTGTCCAGGTCCCGGGTGTTGTTCCGGTACTCGGCCCGCAACGCCCTGCTGCCGACCTTCACCAGCTTCGCCCTCGCCATCGGCTCGGTGATCGGTGGTGCGGTGGTCACCGAGACGGTCTTCGGCTACCCCGGCATGGGCAGCCTGCTGGCCGGCGCGGTCAGCAACCGCGACCTGCCACTGATGCAGGGAATCCTGCTGTTCACCACGCTCGCCGTGCTCATCGCGAACTTCGTCGCCGACAGCGTGTACGTCCTGCTCGACCCGCGCACCCGCGGCCAAGGCTGA
- a CDS encoding ABC transporter permease: protein MLRNRKVQVGLVIFALCVLAALFGPWINDAVLGRSPTALNYLAVSKPPSGAHPLGTTASGQDVLAEVIAGARGSLLVGLVSAVIGTALAIVFGVTAGFFGGWTDTVLNFVTNLFIVMPVFALTLVVAGYVENISALSIAVIIGVFGWAGGARTLRAQTMSLRNRDFTQAARMLGESRLRLVFVEVFPLLSGWVFAMFLHAIIGGVLAEAGLAFLGVSDPGNPSWGTMIQSAQEQNAILNGQWWWFLPPGFCIAALGTSTGLINFGIDEIANPRLAAGRHTSRRAASRVPAPTAVSS, encoded by the coding sequence ATGCTCCGCAACCGCAAGGTCCAGGTCGGCCTGGTCATCTTCGCCCTCTGTGTGCTCGCGGCACTGTTCGGCCCGTGGATCAACGACGCGGTGCTCGGGCGCAGCCCCACCGCCCTCAACTACCTGGCCGTCAGCAAACCGCCGAGCGGCGCCCATCCGCTGGGCACCACCGCGTCCGGCCAGGACGTGCTCGCCGAGGTCATCGCGGGCGCCCGGGGCTCCCTGCTGGTGGGGCTCGTCTCCGCGGTCATCGGCACCGCGCTGGCGATCGTCTTCGGCGTCACCGCCGGGTTCTTCGGCGGCTGGACCGACACCGTGCTCAACTTCGTCACCAATCTCTTCATCGTCATGCCCGTCTTCGCGCTCACCCTGGTGGTGGCCGGCTACGTCGAGAACATCAGTGCCCTCAGCATCGCCGTGATCATCGGTGTCTTCGGCTGGGCCGGCGGTGCGCGGACCCTGCGGGCCCAGACGATGAGCCTGCGCAACCGCGACTTCACCCAGGCGGCCCGAATGCTGGGCGAGAGCAGACTGCGCCTGGTCTTCGTCGAAGTCTTCCCGCTGCTCTCCGGCTGGGTCTTCGCCATGTTCCTGCACGCGATCATCGGTGGTGTCCTGGCCGAAGCCGGTCTCGCCTTCCTCGGCGTCTCGGACCCGGGCAATCCCTCCTGGGGCACGATGATCCAGAGCGCGCAGGAGCAGAACGCGATCCTCAACGGGCAGTGGTGGTGGTTCCTGCCGCCCGGTTTCTGCATCGCGGCCCTGGGGACCTCGACCGGGCTCATCAACTTCGGCATCGACGAGATCGCCAACCCACGGCTCGCCGCCGGCAGGCACACCTCCCGCCGTGCCGCCTCCCGGGTCCCCGCCCCGACCGCGGTGAGCTCGTGA
- a CDS encoding ABC transporter ATP-binding protein: MTATTDHPPSPAPGPSAAEPLLDVRGLCVDYLGPGGPETDVRACTDIDFTLGRGEIFGIAGESGSGKSTLITALARLQRPPATTTAGRMLLHGADGAAVDLLSLSERELRRLRWDDIAVVLQSAMDALNPVMRLHAQFADVLREHRKGIKRDELDARITELLSMVGITPDRARAYPHELSGGMRQRASIALALACEPSLVIMDEPTTAVDVVMQRQIMGQILRLRDRIGFAVVLVTHDLSLLLEVADRIAIMYAGRIVETGAATSLYLSPEHPYTQGLRDSFPPLHAPLQVLHGIPGTPPDLKQLPDGCAFAPRCAHTFDRCRTERPLPVLRGSRVTACHLPEAEGTTQPGHEPPSPDQAAEETTR; this comes from the coding sequence ATGACCGCGACCACCGATCACCCGCCGTCTCCGGCGCCCGGCCCCTCGGCCGCCGAGCCCCTCCTCGACGTCCGTGGGCTGTGCGTCGACTACCTGGGACCGGGCGGCCCCGAGACGGACGTCCGCGCCTGCACCGACATCGACTTCACGCTGGGCAGGGGCGAGATCTTCGGGATCGCCGGTGAGTCCGGGTCCGGCAAGTCCACCCTGATCACCGCCCTCGCCAGACTGCAGCGCCCACCCGCAACGACCACGGCGGGCCGGATGCTGCTGCACGGCGCCGACGGCGCCGCCGTCGACCTGCTGTCGCTCTCGGAACGCGAGCTGCGGCGGCTGCGCTGGGACGACATCGCCGTCGTCCTTCAGTCCGCGATGGACGCGCTCAACCCCGTGATGCGCCTCCACGCGCAGTTCGCGGACGTCCTGCGCGAGCATCGAAAGGGCATAAAGCGCGATGAACTGGACGCGCGGATCACCGAACTGCTCAGCATGGTCGGCATCACCCCCGACCGGGCCCGCGCCTATCCGCACGAGCTGTCCGGCGGGATGCGCCAGCGCGCCTCCATCGCTCTGGCTCTCGCCTGCGAGCCGTCCCTCGTCATCATGGACGAACCGACCACCGCCGTGGACGTCGTGATGCAGCGTCAGATCATGGGCCAGATACTGCGCCTGCGGGACCGGATCGGGTTCGCCGTGGTCCTCGTGACCCACGACCTGTCGCTGCTGCTCGAGGTCGCCGACCGTATCGCCATCATGTACGCCGGGCGCATCGTCGAGACGGGAGCGGCCACGAGCCTCTACCTCAGCCCCGAACACCCCTACACCCAGGGCCTGCGCGACTCCTTCCCTCCCCTGCACGCCCCTCTTCAGGTGCTGCACGGGATTCCCGGTACACCACCGGACCTCAAGCAGCTCCCGGACGGCTGCGCGTTCGCGCCACGCTGCGCCCACACCTTCGACCGATGCCGCACGGAGCGCCCGCTGCCCGTCCTGCGCGGCAGCCGCGTCACGGCCTGCCACCTCCCCGAGGCCGAGGGCACAACGCAGCCGGGGCACGAGCCGCCCTCCCCCGACCAGGCAGCCGAGGAGACCACCCGATGA
- a CDS encoding ABC transporter ATP-binding protein, which translates to MSTERTATEEAPVLRAIDVTKHFEMPGGARVHAVEHVDVTLRPGRIVALVGESGSGKTTVARLLARMYATTSGTIELNGEPVATRRAPGRDYHRQVQLIFQDPFGSLHPGHTIGYTLQRPLLIHRHARTKAQARSLAAELLEQVGLTPAQDYLSKLPHSLSGGQRQRVVIARALAVRPSVLLGDEPISMLDVSIRLDMLNLLGKLRDERGLALLYITHDIASARYLCDDVQVMYAGQMVEGGPKDAVINTPRHPYTRMLVEASPDPARRITVNRATAFDEGETAGEPPNLTDPPAGCRFHPRCPFAMDECRTSFPPRTDLGGGHWAHCWLHDKGRGAELAAPLKGLETGRPQVAAG; encoded by the coding sequence ATGAGCACGGAACGGACAGCGACCGAGGAGGCCCCGGTCCTGCGGGCCATCGACGTCACGAAGCATTTCGAAATGCCGGGCGGCGCGCGCGTGCACGCCGTCGAGCACGTGGACGTCACGCTGCGCCCCGGCCGCATCGTCGCTCTGGTCGGAGAGTCGGGCTCGGGAAAGACGACCGTGGCCCGGCTGCTGGCGAGGATGTACGCGACCACGTCCGGCACGATCGAGCTGAACGGCGAGCCGGTCGCCACCCGGCGCGCGCCGGGCCGCGACTACCACCGACAGGTCCAGCTCATCTTCCAGGACCCCTTCGGCTCCCTGCACCCGGGCCACACGATCGGCTACACGCTCCAGCGCCCGCTGCTCATCCACCGGCACGCCAGAACCAAGGCGCAGGCCCGCTCGCTCGCGGCGGAGCTGTTGGAACAGGTGGGTCTCACGCCGGCCCAGGATTACCTGTCCAAGCTCCCGCACTCCCTGTCGGGCGGTCAGCGCCAGCGCGTGGTCATCGCCCGCGCGCTCGCGGTGCGGCCCTCGGTGCTGCTGGGCGACGAGCCGATCTCCATGCTCGACGTATCGATCCGCCTGGACATGCTCAACCTCCTCGGCAAGCTCCGTGACGAACGGGGCCTCGCCCTGCTGTACATCACGCACGACATCGCCTCCGCCCGTTACCTGTGCGACGACGTGCAGGTCATGTACGCGGGGCAGATGGTCGAGGGCGGCCCCAAGGACGCGGTGATCAACACACCGCGCCACCCCTACACCCGGATGCTGGTCGAGGCATCCCCCGATCCGGCCCGGCGCATCACCGTGAACCGGGCCACCGCGTTCGACGAGGGCGAGACGGCGGGCGAGCCTCCGAACCTGACGGACCCGCCCGCCGGTTGCCGATTCCATCCACGCTGCCCCTTCGCGATGGACGAGTGCCGCACCTCGTTCCCGCCGCGCACCGACCTGGGCGGCGGCCACTGGGCGCACTGCTGGCTGCACGACAAGGGCCGCGGCGCGGAACTGGCCGCGCCGCTCAAGGGCTTGGAAACGGGCCGGCCGCAGGTCGCGGCCGGCTGA
- a CDS encoding cupin domain-containing protein, which translates to MVSFDGLPGAVGVSHLSVYDWEAADGHCGGSPHLHLVCTEGYVVESGRGAVQTITSRGFTSTPLAAGSVVWFTPGTIHRLVDEDELRITVLMQNNGLPEAGDAVLTLPPAHLDPRTYAAAVALPAEETEAAARRRRDLAVEGFAVLRAAAEAGEPGPLRAFHKAAAALVLPRLADWRERWERGALRAVRATGAQLDHLAAGDVSHLAEAAVHARTPAVRGKYGMCGRLDTYDLPGA; encoded by the coding sequence ATGGTGAGCTTCGACGGCCTGCCGGGCGCCGTCGGCGTCTCCCATCTCTCCGTCTACGACTGGGAGGCGGCGGACGGCCACTGCGGCGGCAGCCCTCATCTGCATCTGGTCTGCACCGAGGGGTACGTGGTGGAGTCGGGTCGGGGCGCCGTGCAGACGATCACGAGCCGCGGTTTCACCTCGACGCCACTGGCGGCCGGGTCCGTGGTCTGGTTCACGCCGGGCACGATCCACCGACTCGTCGACGAGGACGAGCTACGCATCACGGTCCTGATGCAGAACAACGGTCTTCCGGAGGCGGGCGACGCGGTTCTCACCTTGCCGCCCGCCCACCTCGATCCGCGCACGTACGCCGCGGCCGTCGCCCTGCCCGCCGAGGAGACGGAGGCGGCCGCGCGGCGCCGCCGTGACTTGGCTGTCGAGGGTTTCGCCGTTCTGCGCGCCGCCGCCGAGGCGGGGGAGCCTGGACCGTTGCGCGCCTTCCACAAGGCCGCGGCCGCCTTGGTCCTGCCGCGGCTCGCGGACTGGCGCGAGCGTTGGGAACGCGGCGCGCTGCGGGCCGTCAGGGCGACGGGCGCACAGCTCGACCACTTGGCCGCAGGTGATGTGAGCCATCTCGCCGAGGCCGCCGTGCACGCGCGGACCCCCGCCGTACGCGGCAAGTACGGCATGTGTGGCCGACTGGACACCTACGACCTGCCGGGCGCCTGA
- a CDS encoding PmoA family protein: MKLTHLHGERIDVAHDGTRLLSYVYAPEAAFEAPKPYLHPLATLSGGVVTDYRPNDHRWHKGIQVTASHLSGQNLWGGNSYVHGEGYLELPDRVGSMTHEGFDDVRAQDGLAVIAERLTWRAHDGSAWADERRRVEAAVPRPGSGAWHLTISTAVTNLRDEPLRFGSPTTEGRELAGYTGLFWRGPRAFRDGRVLTADAEGAEVMGTQSPWLAFRGEFDGVDGHATVVFAHAPENDHTGEHGAHPAHWFVRNDPFAAVAPSWAFYEELVLVPGDTLVRRYRVVVADGQWERGDIASYLAKQTW, translated from the coding sequence GTGAAACTGACTCATCTCCACGGCGAACGCATCGACGTGGCGCACGACGGCACCCGCCTGCTCTCCTACGTCTACGCGCCGGAAGCCGCCTTCGAGGCGCCCAAGCCGTACCTGCATCCCCTCGCCACGCTCTCCGGCGGCGTCGTCACCGACTACCGGCCCAACGATCACCGGTGGCACAAGGGCATCCAGGTGACGGCCTCCCACCTCTCGGGACAGAACCTGTGGGGCGGCAACTCCTACGTGCACGGCGAGGGCTACCTCGAACTGCCCGACCGGGTGGGCTCGATGACCCACGAGGGCTTCGACGACGTGCGTGCGCAGGACGGCCTCGCGGTCATCGCCGAGCGCCTGACCTGGCGTGCGCACGACGGCTCCGCGTGGGCCGACGAGCGGCGCCGCGTCGAAGCAGCCGTCCCGCGGCCGGGCTCGGGCGCCTGGCACCTCACCATCTCCACCGCCGTCACCAATCTCCGCGACGAGCCGTTGCGCTTCGGCAGCCCGACCACCGAAGGCCGCGAACTGGCCGGGTACACAGGCCTGTTCTGGCGCGGGCCGCGCGCTTTCCGCGACGGCCGGGTGCTGACCGCCGACGCCGAAGGCGCTGAGGTCATGGGCACGCAGTCGCCGTGGCTCGCGTTCAGGGGTGAGTTCGACGGTGTCGACGGGCACGCGACCGTAGTCTTCGCCCACGCCCCCGAGAACGATCACACCGGTGAGCACGGCGCGCATCCCGCGCACTGGTTCGTCCGCAACGACCCCTTCGCGGCCGTCGCCCCCTCCTGGGCCTTCTACGAAGAACTGGTCCTGGTGCCCGGCGACACGCTCGTCCGGCGCTACCGCGTCGTCGTCGCGGACGGCCAGTGGGAACGCGGAGACATCGCCTCCTATCTCGCGAAGCAGACATGGTGA
- a CDS encoding Gfo/Idh/MocA family protein gives MSRSSGRPEPVTDSPGSDRTLRAAVVGTGGIARGAHLPALRSLAGVDVVAAVDVSEESVRSFCAEGGIPHPYTGLDLMLTEQKPDLVVLCTPPSVHREQTISALRAGAWVLCEKPPCPSLEDFDAMRAEEGDDGPYAAIVFQHRLGSGPRHVRRLLRDGALGRPLVAHCQTTWYRDAAYFAAPWRGQWETEGGGPTMGHGIHQMDLLLDLLGPWDEVKAMAGRLVHDVRTEDVSTALVRFENGALGTVVNSVLSPDEVSRIRIDCEYATVEVTHLYGHSNADWHISPAPGVPEETAAAWRDFGADEPSSHLAQVRSFVDDLRAGRRPGTSGAGGRTTLELVSALYKSAFTDATVHAGEIGPGDDFYPVLHGGTPGWAPMNDLEGTA, from the coding sequence CTGTCCCGCTCTTCAGGACGTCCAGAACCCGTAACCGATTCGCCAGGCTCCGACCGGACGCTGCGCGCTGCCGTCGTGGGCACCGGCGGGATCGCGAGGGGAGCTCACCTGCCCGCCCTCCGGTCCCTCGCCGGGGTGGACGTCGTCGCCGCCGTGGACGTGTCCGAGGAGTCCGTCCGCTCCTTCTGTGCGGAGGGCGGCATCCCGCACCCCTACACGGGGCTCGACCTCATGCTCACCGAGCAGAAACCTGACCTGGTGGTGCTCTGCACTCCGCCCTCGGTGCACCGGGAGCAGACGATCTCCGCCCTGCGGGCCGGCGCGTGGGTGCTGTGCGAGAAGCCACCCTGCCCTTCCCTGGAGGACTTCGACGCGATGCGCGCCGAGGAGGGCGACGACGGTCCCTACGCGGCCATCGTGTTCCAGCACCGGCTGGGCTCCGGTCCACGCCATGTGCGGCGTCTCTTGCGGGACGGGGCGCTGGGCCGCCCGCTGGTGGCGCACTGTCAGACCACCTGGTACCGCGACGCCGCGTACTTCGCCGCGCCCTGGCGCGGGCAGTGGGAGACCGAGGGGGGCGGGCCCACCATGGGGCACGGTATCCATCAGATGGACCTGTTGCTCGACCTGCTCGGCCCGTGGGACGAAGTCAAGGCGATGGCGGGCCGGCTGGTCCACGACGTGCGCACCGAAGACGTCTCGACCGCTCTTGTCCGCTTCGAGAACGGCGCGCTCGGCACTGTCGTGAACAGCGTCCTGAGCCCCGACGAGGTCAGCCGCATCAGGATCGACTGCGAATACGCGACGGTGGAGGTCACCCACCTGTACGGCCACTCCAACGCCGACTGGCACATCAGCCCCGCCCCCGGAGTCCCCGAGGAGACGGCCGCCGCGTGGCGGGACTTCGGCGCCGACGAGCCCAGCTCGCACCTGGCCCAGGTACGTTCCTTCGTCGACGACCTGCGCGCGGGCAGGCGTCCCGGCACGAGCGGGGCGGGCGGCAGGACCACGCTCGAACTTGTCTCGGCCCTCTACAAGTCGGCGTTCACCGACGCCACGGTCCACGCGGGCGAGATCGGGCCGGGCGACGACTTCTACCCGGTCCTGCACGGAGGCACCCCCGGCTGGGCACCCATGAATGATCTGGAGGGCACCGCGTGA
- a CDS encoding DinB family protein, which translates to MTRSERIADQLDRHWHKNLRPRLQGLADEEYFWEPVRGCWSIRPRGTSAAPMSAGSGEWTMDTASPDPVPSPVTTIAWRLAHIVVSCLGYRVGWHFGGQDVDFRTFAYAGTADEALEQLDEMYGRWNAGVRELSDADLDNPPTVGPERFPVEGIVLHVNRELIHHGAEISLLRDLYRWQDRAVQR; encoded by the coding sequence ATGACAAGGAGCGAGCGAATCGCGGACCAGCTGGACCGGCACTGGCACAAGAACCTGCGGCCGCGGCTGCAGGGTCTTGCCGATGAGGAGTACTTCTGGGAGCCGGTGCGTGGCTGCTGGAGCATCCGCCCACGTGGCACGTCGGCCGCGCCGATGTCGGCAGGTTCGGGGGAATGGACGATGGACACCGCGTCCCCTGACCCGGTCCCGTCGCCGGTGACCACGATTGCCTGGCGGCTGGCGCACATCGTCGTCTCCTGTCTGGGTTATCGGGTCGGATGGCACTTCGGCGGCCAGGACGTCGACTTCCGGACATTTGCCTACGCGGGGACCGCTGACGAGGCGCTCGAACAGCTCGACGAGATGTACGGGAGATGGAACGCGGGGGTCCGCGAACTCTCGGACGCCGACCTGGACAATCCGCCCACGGTGGGTCCCGAGCGGTTTCCCGTGGAGGGCATCGTCCTGCACGTCAACAGGGAACTGATCCATCACGGCGCCGAGATTTCTCTGCTGCGCGACCTCTACCGCTGGCAGGACCGCGCCGTACAGCGCTGA
- a CDS encoding discoidin domain-containing protein — MLSTTDPSTDYASAPLGNGYLSTRVPAEGAGFSATPLLTESQLAGFYGQGPGISPQRVNIPAWSTLGISEGSAIYGNVASGSCSFGVVCEAESGKLSGGAFVDTSHKNFGGTGFVAGYGPLGKPAVGAASTVTVADVPAGTARLTVRYAAGSGKAQTLTAQVNGAGPVQLQLPGTSSWDTWATATLDVPVTSGANTAAVTCAAGDSCLANVDEISLSPQDTPPAATAPTGTTSDYRQSLDLRAGIITTSLKWTSPAGRATRLTYRVLVDQADAHLGVTQVDITPVNWSGPLSVIDMFDGRADTLPANHRLAKSVNLTQVSAGHVDGRSATMSESLTTQQIGMRAGLSSVLRVDGDRVATKPYTDVPADSLAQSADLHVRAGKTYQATKFVGVASSNDTAQGSAPLVTNGPADPQAAARNYAAHAAQRGWRQVENDHTRAWARLWQSDITVPGDPSLTQQLRASAFYLLSAVRDGVTWGSSPGGLTSADYNGHVFWDADTWMNPALLAGHPDLAKNLLDYREALLPAAVANAASHGFQGAQYPWESADTGADVGIHPREIHIDSDVALAQWQYYEATGDLKWLRTKGWPVIKSVAQFWASRATPDGQGGYDLNGVQSPDENHDNVNNSAYTNAGAISSLNTAVTAAKLVGEQPDPRWAQVAGGLSVPVDPATGVHQEFDGYRGDTINQADTVMLQYPLAYPMTDEQAQADLDYYTPRTDINGPSMTDSINLIDSAALGTPGCVTETFLKRGLDPFIAAPFDQFAETRAGGAFTFTTGIGGVLQAFQYGFTGLRFQTDAVTVDPMLPPHIPGVDITGLQWHGSTFDISVRHDTTRVTMRGGRSLTVSAAGRLTTLHGHQSMTIPTRRPDLTPTRDVARCTAVSTSTADLSFPAVAAVDGSPSTWWKATGPGSTLTVDLGKAKTLCRTVVQSHGATTAYRIDVSRDGKTWTPFGTPVAAAAASNTTVTASPVSARYVRYTAAGTATAQVVSIEAYAD, encoded by the coding sequence GTGCTCAGCACGACCGATCCGTCCACCGACTACGCCTCGGCGCCCCTGGGCAACGGGTACTTGTCGACCCGGGTGCCCGCGGAGGGCGCCGGCTTCTCGGCCACGCCGTTGCTGACCGAATCGCAGCTCGCGGGCTTCTACGGGCAGGGGCCGGGGATCTCCCCGCAGCGCGTGAACATTCCGGCCTGGTCCACGCTGGGGATCTCCGAAGGCAGCGCGATCTACGGCAACGTCGCATCGGGCAGCTGCAGTTTCGGCGTCGTCTGCGAGGCGGAGTCCGGAAAGCTGTCCGGTGGGGCGTTCGTCGACACGAGCCACAAGAACTTCGGGGGGACGGGGTTCGTCGCCGGCTACGGCCCCCTCGGGAAGCCGGCCGTCGGTGCCGCCTCCACCGTCACCGTGGCCGACGTCCCGGCGGGCACCGCGCGCCTCACGGTCCGCTACGCCGCGGGCTCCGGTAAGGCCCAGACGCTGACCGCACAGGTGAACGGAGCGGGCCCGGTCCAGCTCCAGTTGCCCGGTACCAGTTCCTGGGACACCTGGGCGACGGCCACGCTCGACGTCCCCGTCACTTCCGGTGCGAACACCGCGGCCGTCACCTGCGCCGCCGGCGACAGCTGCCTGGCCAACGTGGACGAGATCTCACTGTCCCCGCAGGACACACCACCGGCCGCTACGGCGCCGACGGGGACGACCTCGGACTACCGGCAGTCCCTTGATCTCCGGGCCGGCATCATCACCACCTCGCTGAAGTGGACTTCGCCGGCGGGGCGGGCGACCCGGCTGACCTATCGGGTACTGGTCGACCAAGCCGACGCCCATCTCGGCGTCACCCAGGTCGACATCACCCCGGTGAACTGGAGCGGACCCCTGTCGGTGATCGACATGTTCGACGGGCGGGCCGACACCCTCCCGGCCAACCACCGGCTGGCCAAGTCCGTCAACCTGACGCAGGTCTCGGCCGGACACGTCGACGGGAGGTCGGCGACGATGAGCGAGAGCCTCACCACGCAGCAGATCGGCATGCGGGCCGGGCTCTCGTCCGTACTGCGCGTCGACGGCGACCGCGTGGCGACCAAGCCGTACACCGACGTGCCCGCCGACTCGCTCGCCCAGAGCGCCGATCTCCACGTCAGAGCCGGAAAGACCTACCAGGCGACGAAGTTCGTCGGCGTCGCGTCCTCCAACGACACCGCACAGGGCTCGGCGCCCCTGGTGACGAACGGACCCGCCGACCCGCAGGCCGCGGCTCGGAACTACGCGGCACACGCCGCCCAACGAGGATGGCGGCAGGTGGAGAACGACCACACGCGTGCGTGGGCACGCCTGTGGCAGTCCGACATCACCGTTCCCGGAGACCCGTCCCTGACACAGCAGTTGCGCGCCAGCGCGTTCTACCTGCTCTCCGCGGTCCGCGACGGCGTCACCTGGGGTTCCTCTCCCGGCGGACTGACCTCCGCCGACTACAACGGACATGTCTTCTGGGACGCGGACACCTGGATGAACCCCGCGCTCCTGGCCGGCCATCCGGACCTGGCCAAGAACCTGCTCGACTACCGCGAAGCGCTCCTGCCCGCGGCCGTCGCGAACGCCGCTTCGCACGGTTTCCAAGGCGCGCAGTACCCCTGGGAGAGCGCGGACACCGGAGCCGACGTGGGCATCCACCCGCGCGAGATCCACATCGACTCCGATGTCGCGCTGGCACAGTGGCAGTACTACGAAGCCACCGGAGACCTGAAGTGGCTGCGCACCAAGGGCTGGCCGGTGATCAAGTCGGTCGCGCAGTTCTGGGCGAGCAGGGCCACGCCCGACGGTCAGGGCGGCTACGACCTCAACGGGGTGCAGTCCCCGGACGAGAACCACGACAACGTCAACAACAGCGCGTACACCAACGCCGGTGCGATCAGCAGCCTGAACACCGCCGTCACGGCCGCGAAACTCGTCGGCGAACAGCCCGATCCCCGGTGGGCGCAGGTCGCCGGCGGGCTGAGCGTGCCCGTCGACCCGGCCACCGGGGTGCACCAGGAGTTCGACGGGTACCGCGGCGACACGATCAACCAGGCCGACACCGTCATGCTGCAGTACCCGTTGGCCTATCCGATGACCGACGAGCAGGCGCAGGCCGACCTCGACTACTACACGCCCCGCACCGACATCAACGGCCCGTCCATGACGGACTCGATCAACCTGATCGACAGCGCCGCGCTCGGGACCCCCGGCTGCGTCACCGAGACGTTCCTCAAGCGCGGCCTCGATCCCTTCATCGCCGCGCCGTTCGACCAGTTCGCCGAGACGCGCGCCGGCGGGGCGTTCACCTTCACCACCGGGATCGGCGGGGTGCTGCAGGCCTTCCAGTACGGCTTCACCGGCCTCCGGTTCCAAACCGACGCGGTCACCGTCGACCCGATGCTCCCGCCGCACATCCCGGGTGTCGACATCACCGGCCTCCAGTGGCACGGCAGCACCTTCGACATCTCCGTCCGTCATGACACGACGCGGGTGACGATGCGCGGCGGCCGGTCCCTGACGGTGTCGGCCGCCGGCCGGCTGACCACGCTGCACGGACACCAGAGCATGACGATCCCCACCCGGCGCCCCGACCTGACGCCGACCCGGGATGTCGCACGCTGCACGGCCGTCAGCACGTCCACGGCCGACCTCAGCTTCCCCGCGGTCGCCGCCGTCGACGGCAGCCCCAGCACCTGGTGGAAGGCGACCGGCCCAGGCTCCACCCTCACCGTCGACCTGGGCAAGGCCAAGACCCTGTGCCGGACGGTCGTCCAGTCCCACGGAGCGACGACCGCCTACCGGATCGATGTATCACGCGACGGCAAGACCTGGACACCGTTCGGCACGCCGGTCGCGGCAGCCGCAGCGTCCAACACCACGGTCACCGCCTCACCTGTCTCCGCGCGCTACGTCCGATACACCGCGGCGGGCACAGCGACCGCCCAAGTGGTGAGCATCGAGGCGTACGCCGACTAG